One Danio aesculapii chromosome 22, fDanAes4.1, whole genome shotgun sequence genomic window carries:
- the LOC130215607 gene encoding zinc finger protein 420-like yields the protein MSDPEPCRIKEEETEELIDVIVKEESEELSEDEEKHHVKSEEETQSDTEHGVSTDQTASNALTCIQCGKTFGSKYNLKSHMRIHTGEKPYKCSHCEKRFSHSGQKKSHERMHTGERPYHCTACGKSFAYLNCLQIHTQKIHDLIVKKKKKPGEELSEAMKDHNSADTKKPNSCSWCGKSFTLQQNLRKHERVHTGERPYKCSHCDKRFIYLGNMKRHEMTHTGEKPYQCSHCEMRFSLLNNMKRHELIHTGEKPFTCTQCRKTFRQSSSLHQHMKIHTGDRPYKCVQCCKTFFKDSQLKKHLRVHANEQPYSCFECGKSFAHQKLLTKHQKIHNSVRKYACFACEKTFIKAGDLKRHHRIHTGEKPYKCSHCDKRFSQSGQLKLHDRIHTGETAH from the exons atgagtgatccagaaccctgcagaattaaagaggaagagactgaagaactaatag ATGTGAttgtgaaggaggagagtgaagaactgagtgaagatgaggagaaacatcatgtcaagaGTGAAGAAGAAACTCAGTCAGACACTGAACATGGTGTTTCAACGGACCAAACAGCTTCAAATGCTTTGACCTGCATTCAGTGTGGAAAGACTTTCGGGAGCAAATACAATCTGAAgagtcacatgaggatccacactggagagaagccgtacaAGTGCTCACACTGCGAGAAGAGATTCAGTCATTCAGGACAAAAGAAATCACACGAGAGGATGCACACCGGAGAGAGACCGTATCACTGCACCgcttgtgggaagagtttcgCTTATTTGAACTGtctacaaatacacacacagaaaattcACG ACCTGAtagtgaagaagaagaagaagccggGTGAAGAACTGAGTGAAGCCATGAAGGACCACAATAGTGCTGATACGAAGAAGCCCAATTCGTGCTCCTGGTGCGGAAAGAGTTTTACACTTCAAcaaaatttaagaaaacacgagagggttcacactggagagagaccctacaagtgttcacactgcgacaagagattcattTACTTAGGAAATATGAAAAGACATGAGATGacccacaccggagagaagccataccagtgttcacactgcgagatGAGATTCAGTCTGTTGAATAACATGAAAAGACATGAgctgatccacaccggagagaagccgttcACGTGCACTCAGTGTCGGAAGACTTTCAGGCAATCATCCTCTCTTcatcaacacatgaagatccacactggagataGACCGTACAAATGTGTTCAATGCTGCAAAACCTTTTTTAAGGATTCACAGCTGAAGAAACACCTCAGGGTTCATGCAAACGAGCAGCCGTATTCGTGCtttgagtgtggaaagagttttgcacATCAAAAACTTTTAACGAAACATCAGAAGATCCATAATAGTGTGAGAAAGTACGCCTGCTTTGCGTGcgagaagacttttattaaagCTGGAGACTTGAAACGACACCacaggatccacactggagagaaaccgtacaagtgttcacactgcgacaagagattcagtcagtCAGGACAACTGAAATTACATGACCGGATACACACTGGAGAGACAGCACACTAA
- the LOC130215594 gene encoding zinc finger protein 501-like, translating into MVKVESEELSEDEEKHHIKSEEETCIKTEDGVSMETTAMKGLTCTQCGKSFRDRYNLKTHMMIHTGEKPYKCSFCDKRFYSQGHLKTHERTHTGEKPYKCSHCKKRFADSGHMKTHERTHTGEKPYRCTQCGNSFKLFSYLQRHTKKYHDLTVMKEGEEMSEAMKVHLSTVRKEKKHSCSWCGDSFARQSCLKIHEMIHTGEKPFKCSDCHKRFTRIEFLKKHKVIHTGEKPFKCSHCDKRFVRLDCLTRHERVHTGEKPHTCTECGKSFRIEADLLLHMRIHTGEKAHRCDQCGKTFVVASLLKDHLGIHTKEKLYSCSECGKSFIRQSYLRKHQEVHNSVRKHVCLECKKTFTRAHSFKQHTMIHTGEKPYKCSHCDKRFNQIPIMKVHERIHTGEKPYTCTQCGKSFRQPSNFSKHMRIHTSHVHTQESNQGSVNPYSKHMCVLLQENNYS; encoded by the exons ATGGTGAAGGTggagagtgaagaactgagtgaagatgaggagaaacatcatatCAAAAGTGAAGAAGAAACTTGCATAAAAACCGAAGATGGTGTTTCAATGGAAACTACAGCCATGAAAGGTttgacctgcactcagtgtggaaagagtttcagggACAGATACAATCTCAAGactcacatgatgatccacactggagagaaaccttacaagtgttcattCTGCGACAAGAGATTCTATAGTCAAGGACATCTGAAAACACACGAGAGGAcgcacactggagagaaaccttacaagtgttcacactgcaaaaagAGATTCGCAGATTCAGGACACATGAAAACGCacgagaggactcacactggagagaaaccgtaccgCTGCACTCAATGTGGGAATAGTTTCAAACTATTTTCTTATCtacaaagacacacaaaaaaatatcacG ACCTGACTGTGATGAAGGAAGGTGAAGAGATGAGTGAAGCCATGAAGGTCCACCTTAGTACCGTTCGCAAAGAGAAGAAACATTCATGCTCTTGGTGTGGAGATAGTTTTGCACGTCAGTCGTGTTTAAAAATACACgagatgatccacactggagagaaacctttcaagTGTTCAGACTGCCACAAGAGATTCACTCGAATAGAATTTCTGAAAAAACACAAGGTGATTCACACGGGAGAGAAACCgttcaagtgttcacactgcgacaagagatttgTTCGGTTAGATTGTCTGACTAGACACGAGagggttcacactggagagaaacctcacACATGtactgagtgtggaaagagtttcagaatAGAAGCAGACCTTCtgctacacatgaggatccacactggagagaaagcACACAGATGTGATCAGTGCGGCAAAACTTTTGTAGTGGCTTCACTGCTGAAGGACCATCTCGGAattcatacaaaggagaagctttattcatgctctgagtgtggaaagagttttataCGACAGTCTTATTTAAGAAAACATCAGGAGGTGCACAATAGTGTGAGAAAGCATGTGTGCCTCGAGTGTAAGAAGACTTTTACTAGAGCTCACTCGTTTAAACAGCACacgatgatccacactggagagaaaccgtacaagtgttcacactgcgacaagagattcaatcAGATACCAATAATGAAAGTAcacgagaggattcacactggagagaaaccgtacacatgtactcagtgcgggaagagtttcagacaacCATCAAACTTTtctaaacacatgaggatccacacttcACATGTACATACTCAAGAGTCTAACCAAGGATCTGTGAATCCTTATAGCAAACATATGTGCGTGTTGCTTCAAGAAAACAACTATTCAtaa